The DNA region TCACGCTCCCGCTGACCTGCCCTTCAGCGGGCATGTAGGAGCCCCGATAGTAGCCGTACTTGTTGTAGAAGTGGACGGGAACGTTCTTCTCGGAGAGGAGCTTTATCGCGCCGCTCGTCAGCGTCACAGGTTTAAAGCAGTGTACTTCACTCGTTGAATTAACGGGGATGGCTTTCTTCCCATTTTCATTCTCGAAGAAGAGGGTGTTACCCCTCCTCTCGAGCATGCCCATCTGGGTTATGTAGACGGGCCTCTTCATATCACCACCGCACGACTACGTTCTACGGAAACCTGGATCACGCCTGGGCCGCCTTCGTCTTGGGACATTTTTTCTTTCCACACGACTACGTTCTACGGAAACGCTGTCAAAGGATGGGAACTGTGAGGGCTGGTTGGCCTTTCCACACGACTACGTTCTACGGAAACATGTCTTCCTCGATATATACTAGATCATATCCCCTATACTTTCCACACGACTACGTTCTACGGAAACAAGGACAAAATTCTCAGCATTTCGGTTCGTTTGAACACTTTCCACACGACTACGTTCTACGGAAACTGACAAGAGAGCAGATTATCGGTGTTTCAGTGCGGTTGAACATCTTTCCACACGACTACGTTCTACGGAAACCAGCATATAATGAGTTAGCAAGGCGACGATAGATTGTACTTTCCACACGACTACGTTCTACGGAAACTCTGTTGTGGGTTTAGTTTTATAGTTTTACAAGTTTCTTTCCACACGACTACGTTCTACGGAAACCTGTATTAGACGTTACCAATCCGGACTTGGTAGGGTATGCCTTTCCACACGACTACGTTCTACGGAAACCATCCTCCTTAGAAGCACCTCCAACTCAATGATGTCCCCTTTCCACACGACTACGTTCTACGGAAACGTGGCAATGTTGTTGTACGCGGTCTTCTGGTAGATGCCTTTCCACACGACTACGTTCTACGGAAACTTAGATGATAACCCTATGATGGTGGGGTAGTCCCAAATCCTTTCCACACGACTACGTTCTACGGAAACATGTCTTCCTCGATATATACTAGATCATATCCCCTATACTTTCCACACGACTACGTTCTACGGAAACTTATGCCCCAAATGTGGGACATGGATCCGAGACGACTTTCCACACGACTACGTTCTACGGAAACTCCCTCAAAGATAGCTGAAATATCAATTCCTTGTATAACGTCTTTCCACACGACTACGTTCTACGGAAACCTGAGTGTCGGCAACTTGTTGCGCTTACAATAGTCTACTTTCCACACGACTACGTTCTACGGAAACTCTAGTTCCCTAAAAAAAGAAACTACTTGACCCATATCTCCTTTCCACACGACTACGTTCTACGGAAACATGCCATTCCAGTATTCAGTTACAGCAGAAGGATTGTTCAAGACTTTCCACACGACTACGTTCTACGGAAACCCTGCCGGAGCAAGTAGAGACAGCGAGGAAGAAACTCTTTCCACACGACTACGTTCTACGGAAACGGAGGTGGTGTGTATGAAGAAGATATTCGTCAATTTAGCTTTCCACACGACTACGTTCTACGGAAACCCGCCACCAAAGAAGTAGAGCCAGGAACTATCTACACTTTCCACACGACTACGTTCTACGGAAACAATTGCGAATGAAGAGATTCCAGAGTTCCCGGAGTCCTTTCCACACGACTACGTTCTACGGAAACGCAAAAATTTTATACTGCGAGGATTGGCGGCTATATTGCTTTCCACACGACTACGTTCTACGGAAACCCTCGACTTTTTTCCCCGGATGCCTAAATGGAATAACGTAAGAACTCCTATTTAAACCTTGCCCCGAAAACCCGTGGCACTGCAGCCCATTTATAAACCTGACGCAAAAATAGAGCGCCTACGAAAATGCTTGAAATTACCTACAAAAGCTTTTGGTCGGTTAAAAATTGCCCTCCAAAAATCGAAACCCTGTCCAATAAATTTGGGCCCGAAAAAACAATTAAAAACGAAATCCGGCTGTAGATATGGCTTTTCAACCCTCCAAAATCCCGGAATTCAGGGCCGTTTTCACGTCTGGAACCTTTCACGCCTTTCCTGCAAAACGTGTCCATCCGGCGAATCCTTACCACCGGCGTGGTAAACGGAAAACGAAAACATTTTTGGCCGTTATAAATCCGGCTTTGAACCTGGAAAACAGTTCAAATCAAAAACGAAAGGTGAGCGGGGAAGAAAACATAAACTCAGAACACGAAAACCGGCTCCTTGTCAAAGAGTAGCACGCTCACCGGGCTGGCCAGCTCTACGAAGCCGCCTGCGAAGGCGATGACCCTCTGGTAGATTGCCCTCCTGCTCTTCCCGCTGTAGGTGAAATTAACGGGCATCCTGTACTCCCTCGGCGTCAGGTTGTTCCTCCTCATGACGAGGAACCTCGCGCCCCTGGCGTACTCCTCAGCCGGGATGATGCTCTTCAGCGTGCTCTCCTCGCCTTTCTCAACATCAACGAGCCCCACCCACTCCCTTTTTGCTGGATAGAGAAGGCTCTCGCTGTCCCCGATGTAGGGGGTAAAGACCGGGTCGAGGAGGGCATCGTAGGCCTTCTCGACCAGCTTTTCGTCGCCGGCGAAGAACATCCTGTAGTAAGGCCTGTGGTAGAGCACCTTCGTTATTGGGTAGATGGGAGCATTGGCATTCTTGAATATGGCTGCGGTCTCCTCCACCCTGGCACCGGGGTCTTCGACTATTACTCCGTACTTAAGCTCTTCGAGTAGCCTTATGAAGCCCTCCTCGGGCAGACCCATGGCTCCCGCGATCATGCCTATCGCCGTGGTCCTCGGTGGAAAGGGGTAGCTGTCGAGTAGGAGGGAGTTGTAGGGGACCCTGAAGTGCGCCTGCAGGGGCTTTACTTCCACGACGAGGCCAAGCACTTTACCCACCGAGCTCAATATTTTGTATCCTCTCCCTCAGCTCCCTCATGCTGAGAACCTCTACCTTATTCATCCCCTCAAAGGCCTTCTTCAGCTCCTCAACGTTGGCGAAGCGGTTTTCGAAGAGGCCGACGTAGAGCTTCTCTATGTTGTCCTCGAACGTCTCAATCGTTTCCTTGAGGAGGTCAACATCGAGGACGAGCTTTCCGTCAACGTAGCCGGGCTTAACGCGGAGGGCATCTCCAATGACGGGTATCTTGCGCTTCAGCAGGGCAACCACCATTACCTCGGGGTAGACCTTCGTGAAGAAGTTGCTCAGCTTGGCCCCACCGTGGTACTGCATTATCGCCTCAAGCAGGGCCTTCAGGCGTCTCTCCCTTTCCTCCTTCGGGAGGAGGTAGAGTGTAACATCCTTTCCAGTGGTGTCCCTCTCCTTTTTAGCCTCGAGGCCCTCAAGCTTGGGCACCTCAAGGCCCTCCTTGAAGACTCCGAGCCTGTCCAGCTCTATGAAGAAGTTGGCCCTCATGACGTTGGTGGTTATCTCGGTCTCGTATATGTTGTGGTTGTCCCCGCTCGGGTCGTATCTAACCCCAAAGTCCCTGTCCTCCTGATAGGGGAAGAGTGATACCATGCCGTTAGTCCTCACGACGGCGGTTCTCCTCAGCGTGGCGTTCTTCCCATCGACCTTCTTGGCAATCATGTAGCCAAAGAGGTCATCGTCTATGTACTTGTGAGGCTCCCCGAGTGAGACTATGACCTTCTGGTTGCTCTCGCTCTTGGGGACGACCTGGCTGAGCTCCCAGCCGAACTCCTTTAAAAGGGCCCTCAGGTGGTACTTGACGCTCTGGCCGCTGATTCTCACGTACTCCCTGCCGTCAACCGGATCACGCACCTTCTTGAGGACCGCTATCACCCCCTCGGTTCCGTTCGAGTTCAGGTTCGCACCTTCGACCTTGGTCAGGGTGACGACCTCAATTGCCTTCATTCCTTTCACCCCCATAGAGAGCGTTCAGCATCCCATTCAGCAGGATTGCCTTTACCACCTTCCACTCATCACGGTTCTCGTAGACCGGCCTTAGGTCGAGGCTCGTTTCAAGCTTCGCCTGAAGTTCAACCAGCTTGTTCACGAATTCCTCGAAGCCCCTCGCCCTGAAGAGTTCCCACTGGTAGCGCTCAAGGTTTGTGCCCTTCATAGCCTTCCCAAGGGCGTAGCCGAGCCCGTTAATCCTCTCAAAGGTTTCCTTTTCCACGACATCACCCCCAAAGGCTTCGAAGTAGGAGCGGGCCCAGGTGAGGTAGTAAGCCGGGAGCGGCAGTTTGTTCTTCACCCGCTCCATGAAAATCCCGTTCAAAAGAACGAAATCGAACTTTCCAGAGAGGAGCTTTGAGATGAACTCCTCCCTCTCAAGGAAGTTCTTCGCCCTGTCCTTTCCCCTCGGTATCTCAAGCATCTCATAGAATAAAACAACCGCAGAGTCCCTCTTTTCGAGGTGTCGCTGCCCCCAGCTGGTCTCCCTTCCATTCTCCTGGAGCATGTCTATGAACCCTATGAGCCTCTCAAGGGTCGTTCCCTCGATTGTTCTCTCCCAGTAGAACTGCTTGGAACCGTAAACGAGGTAAACTTTGACGGTTTTTCCGATCTCCACGGTCTCCTTCAGTAATCTCCTGTTCTTGAGGAACTTGACGAACTCGTGAAGAACTGCAAAAAAGGCCTCGTTGGGGTGGTATCTGCTCAGGCTCAGGTTAACACTGAGGTAATACCGCCTCTTTCCATTCCTTGTCTCGGCCGTAACCCTGAAGCTTTCCCTCCAGAAGTCGTCCTTGAAGGTTCTCTTGAAGCGCTTCAGCTCTCTCTCCGGGGCGTCGAAGAAGAAGCGGAGCGTGGAATCTCCAACCGGGACGGTGTAGAGGTAGGCCATTGCGGAGTAGAGCTTGAATGCGTGTTCCAGGCAGAAGTGAAGCCTCGTGGCATCGCTAACAACGGAGTCTATCTTCCTCTCGAAGGGAAAGATGAACGCCTTATTTTGAACCACTTCGGTTTCTCTTCCACAGATAGAGCACGTCCCCCTCTTGCACTTTGTGAGTCCCCCAAGGATATCCTTGGTTTTGCTCGAAAGCTCGAAACCAAAGCGCCTTAAAACCGCCAGTGCGTCTTCCGCTGAATCGACGGGAGCGCCGTTGGCCATCTCCACAACGGGCCTTAGATAGGCCTCCTCAATGACCTCCGGAGTTATTTCCCCTATTTCCTCCTCCCTGAGGAAGAGCTCGCCGTTTTTGAGATAGGCATCTATCATTTCCCCTCCCCCAAGGCCCTTGATACCATGGCCTCTATCCTTTTCTTTGCACCGGGTGAGTACCTCAGGAAGGTGTGTAACCGCGCCTCCCTAACGGCATCCCCAACGTCCCATTCTTCCATTCTGACCTCCGTCGAGTTTGCCTCAAGGCCGGCGTGAGCAAAGAAGTTTCGAGGGGTTATGCTGGCGTTGGCCTCGTCAAACCTGTAGAATTCCCTCAGGAGCGTCCACCCCGGGAACTGGCCGGAGGAGGCATATTTCGCCGCTTTCTCCTCCACTTTGTGCAGTTCCACGTTGACCCTTTCCCTTATGGAGCCCCTGAAGAGGGAGTTCGAGAGTTTGTAGAGGGCATCAACGCTCGGCGGAAGTTCCGGCCTGAGACCTTCGAGAACCTTCACTTGGAAGAGGAGCTTCACCAGCGTGCCGAAGCCGGTTCCAAGGGCCAGCTTTCTCTCCACGCGCTTTTCAGAAACCTCCACGTTTTCCTCCCAGGTTCTCAGGAGCTCTTCAACGGCCTCTTCTATGGTTCCCTCATCAGGGAAGTTCT from Thermococcus stetteri includes:
- the cas5 gene encoding CRISPR-associated protein Cas5, producing MLGLVVEVKPLQAHFRVPYNSLLLDSYPFPPRTTAIGMIAGAMGLPEEGFIRLLEELKYGVIVEDPGARVEETAAIFKNANAPIYPITKVLYHRPYYRMFFAGDEKLVEKAYDALLDPVFTPYIGDSESLLYPAKREWVGLVDVEKGEESTLKSIIPAEEYARGARFLVMRRNNLTPREYRMPVNFTYSGKSRRAIYQRVIAFAGGFVELASPVSVLLFDKEPVFVF
- the cas7i gene encoding type I-B CRISPR-associated protein Cas7/Cst2/DevR, with the protein product MKAIEVVTLTKVEGANLNSNGTEGVIAVLKKVRDPVDGREYVRISGQSVKYHLRALLKEFGWELSQVVPKSESNQKVIVSLGEPHKYIDDDLFGYMIAKKVDGKNATLRRTAVVRTNGMVSLFPYQEDRDFGVRYDPSGDNHNIYETEITTNVMRANFFIELDRLGVFKEGLEVPKLEGLEAKKERDTTGKDVTLYLLPKEERERRLKALLEAIMQYHGGAKLSNFFTKVYPEVMVVALLKRKIPVIGDALRVKPGYVDGKLVLDVDLLKETIETFEDNIEKLYVGLFENRFANVEELKKAFEGMNKVEVLSMRELRERIQNIELGG